In Methanobrevibacter sp. TMH8, one genomic interval encodes:
- a CDS encoding RDD family protein produces the protein MTNLFKKRTLAYIADYFVVMAVMWIIAELLVVVVFPFGAFFIYEYLIILAPFVGMIYFVLLEKNLGTTVGKHLLFIKVVSNSKKNYYSNISYVQAIIRNLSKIYWFPIIIDVIIGRIFGSSNERILGRISRTEVINEDIKSDKK, from the coding sequence ATGACAAATTTATTTAAAAAAAGAACTTTAGCTTATATTGCCGATTATTTTGTTGTTATGGCAGTTATGTGGATTATTGCAGAATTATTGGTTGTTGTAGTATTTCCTTTTGGAGCATTTTTCATATATGAATATTTAATAATTTTAGCTCCATTTGTTGGAATGATTTATTTTGTTCTATTGGAAAAAAATTTGGGAACTACTGTTGGTAAGCATTTATTATTTATAAAAGTTGTTTCTAATAGTAAAAAAAATTATTATTCTAATATTTCTTATGTACAAGCTATAATAAGGAACCTTTCAAAAATATACTGGTTTCCAATAATTATAGATGTGATTATTGGTCGTATTTTTGGATCTTCAAATGAAAGAATTTTAGGAAGAATTTCTAGAACTGAAGTTATTAATGAAGATATTAAATCTGACAAAAAATAG
- a CDS encoding radical SAM protein — MKILFLNLPYKFDISRASRWPEKTKSGTLYYPYWLAYCTGVCDEKGIETNLIDCITKGYTTEDTLAEISKYEPDYIMAEITTSTCFYDYETLNTIKKENPHVKIIIGGTHATILPEQILKECESIDYIVRQEYDFTVPEIICTENNIGNEDDKGDIANIDGISYRVQYNNSNNEINEITSKFIHTKDRIPLDNLDELPFVSKVYQKFLNFDDYGYAFAQNPMIQIVSARGCPNKCNFCSYPSTMGGRLFRTRSTKSLVNEFEYILTEIPEIKEIFIEDDTFTVNFDRVIEFCDEITNRGLKPVWSCNTRVDLPYDVMKKMRDAGCRLLVTGYESGSQKVLDEIKKGITLQQSLDFAKNTKKLKIKVFGCFMIGLKGDNLETINETFEFAKKVYPDMCFFQQAVPFPGTEFYEWVKKEGYLITEDYSKWLNEDGYLNCLVDYPYANHEEIEKIRDNLMSKYYFSFTYIFKTFLSNLDWVEFKRVARGGYSYVAFRLKKLIKRN; from the coding sequence ATGAAAATTTTATTTTTAAATTTACCATATAAATTTGATATCAGTCGTGCTAGTCGATGGCCAGAAAAAACAAAGTCTGGAACTTTGTATTATCCATATTGGTTAGCTTATTGTACTGGAGTTTGTGATGAAAAAGGTATTGAAACAAATTTAATAGATTGTATTACAAAAGGATATACTACTGAAGATACATTAGCTGAAATCTCAAAATATGAACCTGATTATATAATGGCTGAGATTACCACTTCTACTTGTTTTTATGATTATGAAACTTTAAATACAATAAAAAAAGAGAACCCACATGTTAAGATTATCATTGGAGGTACACATGCAACTATTTTGCCCGAACAAATTTTAAAAGAATGTGAATCTATTGATTATATTGTACGTCAAGAATATGATTTCACAGTTCCCGAAATCATCTGTACTGAAAATAATATAGGTAATGAAGATGATAAAGGTGATATAGCTAATATTGATGGAATTTCTTATAGAGTTCAGTATAATAATAGTAATAATGAAATTAATGAAATTACTTCAAAATTCATTCATACAAAAGATAGGATTCCTTTAGATAATCTTGATGAATTACCTTTTGTTTCCAAAGTTTATCAGAAATTTTTAAATTTTGATGATTATGGATATGCATTTGCTCAAAATCCAATGATTCAAATTGTTAGTGCAAGAGGTTGTCCTAATAAATGTAATTTCTGTTCTTATCCTTCAACAATGGGAGGAAGATTATTTAGAACAAGAAGCACAAAAAGCCTTGTTAATGAGTTTGAATATATTTTAACTGAAATCCCTGAGATAAAAGAGATATTTATTGAAGATGATACATTTACAGTAAATTTTGATCGAGTAATCGAATTTTGTGATGAAATAACTAATCGAGGCTTGAAACCAGTTTGGTCTTGTAACACTCGTGTAGATCTTCCATATGATGTTATGAAAAAAATGAGGGATGCAGGATGCAGACTTCTTGTAACAGGTTATGAATCTGGTTCACAGAAAGTCCTTGATGAGATAAAAAAAGGAATTACTCTTCAGCAGTCTCTTGATTTTGCAAAGAATACTAAAAAACTAAAAATCAAAGTTTTTGGTTGTTTTATGATAGGATTAAAGGGAGATAATTTAGAAACTATTAATGAAACATTTGAGTTTGCAAAAAAAGTATATCCTGATATGTGTTTCTTCCAACAGGCGGTTCCTTTTCCAGGGACTGAATTTTATGAATGGGTTAAAAAAGAAGGATATTTAATCACCGAAGATTATTCTAAATGGTTAAATGAAGATGGTTATTTGAATTGTCTTGTAGACTATCCTTATGCAAATCATGAGGAGATTGAAAAAATTAGAGATAATTTAATGAGCAAATATTATTTTTCATTTACATATATCTTTAAAACATTTTTAAGTAACTTAGATTGGGTTGAATTTAAACGTGTTGCTCGTGGTGGGTATTCATATGTTGCATTTAGACTAAAAAAGTTAATAAAAAGAAATTAA
- a CDS encoding PD-(D/E)XK nuclease family protein, translating into MKNKLINNPNIKYDGINHPEIKGIQIINGKNNFPISWLNQQGYCEYSLYLQYFKGIKTAPTQAMVTGTKEHQKLEYKFKEDAVPTTFDEILQTSKEEAAISREMFVLTPKWGIRGFIDEIWMTPDEFVIIDDKPGKIPYPSTINQVLAYCLAFKSMLNSDSQDTQTTLTSPKGDNRKIKAALRERGTDNIFWIEEFDENNEEKIKFLINRMHGLFEGYKPFIPTKNRNKCNKCRFQSYCEHF; encoded by the coding sequence ATGAAAAATAAATTGATTAATAATCCTAATATCAAATATGATGGGATTAATCATCCTGAAATTAAAGGAATTCAGATTATTAATGGGAAAAATAATTTTCCAATTAGTTGGCTAAATCAACAAGGGTATTGTGAATATAGTTTATATCTTCAATATTTTAAAGGGATAAAAACAGCTCCTACTCAAGCAATGGTCACTGGAACTAAAGAACATCAAAAATTAGAATATAAATTTAAAGAAGATGCAGTTCCAACAACATTTGATGAAATTCTTCAAACATCTAAAGAAGAAGCAGCTATATCAAGAGAAATGTTTGTTTTAACTCCAAAATGGGGAATTCGCGGTTTCATTGATGAAATTTGGATGACTCCTGATGAATTTGTTATTATTGACGATAAACCTGGAAAAATCCCATATCCTTCAACCATTAATCAAGTATTAGCTTATTGTTTAGCTTTTAAATCTATGTTGAATTCAGACTCTCAAGATACCCAAACTACTTTAACTTCTCCAAAAGGCGACAATAGGAAAATAAAAGCAGCATTACGTGAAAGAGGCACTGATAATATTTTTTGGATTGAAGAATTTGATGAAAATAATGAAGAAAAAATTAAATTCTTGATAAATCGAATGCACGGGCTTTTTGAAGGATATAAACCATTTATACCTACAAAAAATCGGAATAAATGCAATAAATGCAGATTCCAAAGCTATTGTGAGCATTTTTAA
- a CDS encoding winged helix-turn-helix transcriptional regulator — protein sequence MKIFKKRGEMTHFQILSEISKQEPHLRQKDIAERLGITVQAVSENIKTLIDEDYITSKDGRAPYKISQKGIAKVKKDAINLRKYSDDVLETMNYYKSVWPAIATEDLKEGEHVGLFMKDGILLAGKSKQSACAEVLCDVKKGEDVPLTALTGMIDLELGQVIIVSLPTIKQGGSRNTDIDLVDSIYKNDYKKWGIEKIDKFGAMGTVSRAVANKLNIPIDIEFAISSSTISAAKKGLNVMILVVGDMSKGIIKNLEDENIKFDLVDAHK from the coding sequence ATGAAAATATTTAAAAAAAGAGGAGAAATGACACATTTCCAGATATTAAGTGAAATATCTAAACAAGAACCTCATTTACGCCAAAAAGATATAGCTGAACGTCTTGGAATAACTGTTCAAGCTGTATCTGAGAATATAAAAACATTGATCGATGAGGATTATATAACTTCTAAAGATGGAAGGGCTCCTTATAAAATAAGTCAAAAAGGCATAGCTAAAGTTAAAAAAGATGCTATTAACCTTCGAAAATATTCCGACGATGTTTTGGAAACAATGAACTATTATAAATCTGTCTGGCCAGCTATTGCTACTGAAGATTTGAAGGAAGGAGAACATGTTGGATTATTTATGAAAGATGGGATTCTTTTAGCAGGAAAATCTAAGCAAAGTGCATGTGCTGAAGTTTTATGTGATGTTAAAAAAGGTGAAGATGTTCCATTAACTGCTTTAACCGGAATGATTGATTTAGAGTTAGGTCAAGTAATAATTGTCTCATTACCTACTATAAAACAAGGTGGATCTCGTAATACTGACATTGATTTAGTCGATTCAATTTACAAAAATGACTATAAAAAATGGGGAATTGAAAAGATAGATAAATTTGGAGCTATGGGAACTGTTTCTCGTGCTGTAGCTAATAAATTGAATATTCCAATTGATATTGAATTTGCAATTTCTTCTTCTACTATATCAGCTGCAAAAAAAGGACTGAATGTAATGATTTTAGTAGTTGGGGATATGTCTAAAGGAATAATAAAGAACTTAGAAGATGAAAACATTAAATTTGATCTTGTTGATGCCCATAAGTAG
- the recJ gene encoding single-stranded-DNA-specific exonuclease RecJ: MYELPLKMKKSFSKAKKLIESAEDIKIYSHNDCDGISAGAILSTILDRQEKDHEIEIVSLDKLEDLEIEHELTLFSDLGSGQNIDKLAKDSSKIVVLDHHPPLRDLNYKNTIDHEYLEINPLHYGIDGSYYVSGGGLSYFLAKEFGYTDLSWIGVLAAVGDMQNSSTGKLEGLNSIILKDSIDLGYIHSINDLSLYGRQTRPLFVALSYFSDVNLPITNNRTESIALMKDLGIPRKVGDRSRTLSDLDNVEKGKLFSELVRMLSREVPKRYTKYVPKLVAADSYEFMMEEDHTFLRDASEFSTAMNACTRNNREDIALKILKGDRTSALDELEIISKDHRRYLAQNIHKIEEEDMIKNLDNIQYFDGDGIRSQVVGTIAGMILSHGDWRKPMIGFTQISDEDDNLKVSLRCSRLLAYDGIHFGNIIRKVAQSVGGSGGGHSVACGAYIPLNKKEEFLSTFNNQLTGVL, encoded by the coding sequence ATGTATGAATTACCTTTAAAAATGAAGAAATCTTTTAGTAAAGCTAAAAAATTGATAGAATCTGCTGAAGATATTAAAATTTATAGTCACAATGACTGTGATGGTATTTCAGCTGGAGCTATATTATCTACTATTCTTGATCGTCAAGAAAAAGATCATGAAATTGAAATTGTTAGTCTAGACAAACTTGAAGATTTGGAAATTGAACATGAGCTAACTTTGTTTTCTGATTTAGGTTCTGGACAGAATATAGACAAATTAGCTAAAGATTCTTCAAAAATTGTTGTATTAGATCACCACCCTCCACTTAGGGATTTAAATTATAAAAATACTATTGATCATGAATATTTAGAAATCAATCCATTACACTATGGTATTGATGGATCTTATTATGTCTCTGGTGGAGGTTTAAGTTATTTTTTAGCTAAAGAGTTTGGATATACTGATTTAAGTTGGATTGGTGTTCTTGCAGCTGTTGGAGATATGCAAAATAGTAGCACTGGTAAATTAGAAGGTTTAAATTCAATTATTCTTAAAGATAGTATTGATTTGGGATATATTCATTCGATTAATGATTTATCTCTTTATGGGAGACAAACTCGTCCACTATTTGTAGCTCTCTCTTATTTTAGTGATGTTAACCTTCCTATAACTAATAATAGAACTGAATCTATAGCTTTGATGAAAGATCTTGGAATTCCAAGGAAAGTAGGGGATAGATCTAGAACTCTAAGTGATCTAGATAATGTAGAAAAAGGAAAATTATTTTCTGAACTTGTAAGAATGCTATCTAGAGAAGTTCCAAAAAGATATACTAAATATGTTCCAAAGCTTGTAGCTGCAGATTCTTATGAATTTATGATGGAAGAAGATCATACATTCCTTAGAGATGCTTCTGAATTTTCAACAGCTATGAATGCTTGTACTAGAAATAATCGGGAAGATATAGCTTTAAAAATACTAAAAGGTGACAGAACTTCTGCTCTTGATGAACTTGAAATTATTTCCAAAGATCACAGGAGATATTTAGCTCAAAACATCCATAAAATTGAAGAAGAAGATATGATAAAAAATTTAGATAATATTCAATATTTTGATGGTGATGGAATAAGAAGTCAAGTTGTTGGAACTATAGCTGGTATGATCCTTAGCCATGGGGACTGGAGAAAACCAATGATTGGTTTTACTCAAATTAGTGATGAAGATGATAATTTAAAAGTATCTCTTCGATGTTCTAGACTTCTTGCTTATGATGGAATACATTTTGGAAATATAATAAGAAAAGTAGCTCAATCTGTTGGTGGTAGTGGTGGAGGTCACTCAGTAGCATGTGGTGCTTATATCCCATTAAATAAAAAAGAAGAATTTTTATCAACTTTTAATAATCAGCTTACAGGGGTTCTATAA
- a CDS encoding glycosyltransferase family 2 protein yields MPIFNAEKHLKLSLDSIVNQSIGVENLQVILINDNSTDNTNLIINDYVDNYDNFLAIHLEENIGGAYGPRNIGLKYATGEYLMFLDSDDSYELDACEILYNKISSTEYGNLDLVFGRYKRIYPNFNDTGENLVLKSYSPYEDNMYRLSNKNNEENIYNFKDDIIGNPNLSSFFSFLWKTFFVRFIYGKKKKMDSNEIYLKNINKDLDILKILPSIWTKIYKTDFIINNKIEFSHFISGEDLNFVIEAYFKANGILFLNDTFINNYYMRDSEEDKSITKKISFKLVFDSLKAYKTCSDLCNDYNFKYSDIILNPFLLNWIQIFSKFKGSVEEKEKLLKLAKEMKKSYKNGFKAKLLMSLVIFLIKRSSTL; encoded by the coding sequence ATGCCTATTTTCAATGCTGAAAAACATTTAAAACTTTCTTTAGATTCTATTGTTAATCAGTCTATAGGGGTAGAAAACCTTCAAGTTATTTTAATCAATGATAATTCAACTGATAATACTAATTTGATTATTAATGATTATGTCGATAATTATGATAATTTTTTAGCTATTCATCTTGAAGAAAATATTGGAGGAGCATATGGTCCTAGAAACATTGGATTGAAGTATGCAACTGGGGAATATTTGATGTTTTTAGATTCTGATGATAGCTATGAATTAGATGCATGTGAAATTCTTTATAATAAGATTTCTTCAACTGAATATGGTAATTTAGACCTTGTTTTTGGTAGATATAAACGAATATATCCAAATTTCAATGATACAGGTGAAAATTTAGTTTTAAAATCATATTCTCCTTATGAAGATAATATGTATAGATTATCTAATAAAAATAACGAAGAGAATATATATAATTTTAAAGATGATATTATAGGAAATCCTAATCTTTCAAGCTTTTTTTCTTTTTTATGGAAAACTTTTTTTGTTAGGTTTATTTATGGAAAAAAGAAAAAAATGGATTCAAATGAAATTTATCTTAAAAATATTAATAAAGACCTTGACATATTAAAGATATTACCTTCTATATGGACTAAAATTTATAAAACTGACTTTATAATTAATAATAAAATTGAATTTTCACATTTTATTTCAGGAGAAGATTTAAATTTTGTCATTGAAGCATATTTCAAGGCAAACGGAATTCTTTTTTTAAATGATACTTTTATTAATAATTATTATATGAGGGATTCTGAAGAAGATAAATCTATTACAAAAAAAATTTCTTTTAAACTAGTTTTTGACTCTTTAAAGGCTTATAAAACATGTTCTGATTTATGTAATGATTATAATTTTAAATATAGTGATATTATTTTAAACCCCTTCTTATTAAATTGGATTCAGATATTTTCAAAGTTTAAAGGAAGTGTAGAAGAAAAAGAAAAACTTTTAAAATTAGCTAAAGAAATGAAAAAATCATATAAAAATGGATTTAAGGCAAAATTATTAATGTCACTAGTTATTTTTTTAATAAAAAGATCTAGTACTCTATAA
- the gmd gene encoding GDP-mannose 4,6-dehydratase, with protein sequence MIALITGITGQDGSYLAEFLLEKGYEVHGILRRSSSFNTGRIEHLYIDELIEDSHKNRKLHLHYGDLNDSTNLMSVIRKVNPDEIYNLAAQSHVKVSFETPEYTANSDGLGVLRLLESIRLSNSTGIKFYQASTSELFGLVQETPQSEKTPFYPRSPYGVAKLYGYWITKNYREAYDIFASNGILFNHESPRRGETFVTRKISLSAARISLNMQKKLYLGNLDASRDWGHAKDYVESMWRILQHEKPDDFVIATGETHTVRDFVNLAFKQVGIDLIWEGSGINEKGINSDNNEVLIEVDPKYFRPSEVDLLLGDPTKAKNELGWKPKISFDQLVKEMVASDLELIKEKTN encoded by the coding sequence ATGATTGCATTAATCACAGGGATTACTGGTCAAGATGGTTCGTATTTGGCAGAATTCTTATTGGAAAAAGGATATGAGGTTCATGGAATTTTAAGAAGAAGTTCTTCATTCAATACTGGAAGAATTGAACATCTTTATATAGATGAATTAATTGAGGATAGTCATAAAAATAGAAAACTTCATTTACATTATGGTGATTTAAATGATTCAACTAATTTGATGTCTGTAATCCGTAAAGTTAATCCTGATGAGATTTATAACTTAGCTGCTCAGTCTCATGTTAAAGTTTCTTTTGAAACTCCAGAATATACTGCTAATTCTGATGGATTAGGCGTATTGAGACTTTTGGAGTCTATAAGATTGTCTAATTCAACTGGAATTAAATTTTACCAAGCTTCTACATCTGAACTATTTGGTTTAGTCCAAGAAACTCCTCAATCAGAAAAAACTCCTTTTTATCCAAGAAGTCCTTATGGTGTTGCTAAACTTTATGGGTATTGGATAACAAAGAACTATAGAGAAGCTTATGATATTTTTGCGTCTAATGGGATTTTATTTAATCATGAGTCTCCAAGAAGAGGTGAAACTTTTGTAACAAGAAAAATTTCATTATCTGCAGCAAGAATTTCTTTAAATATGCAAAAAAAATTATATTTAGGAAATTTAGATGCATCAAGGGACTGGGGACATGCAAAAGATTACGTTGAGTCTATGTGGAGAATATTACAACATGAAAAACCTGATGATTTTGTTATCGCAACAGGAGAGACTCATACAGTTAGAGATTTTGTTAATTTGGCATTTAAACAAGTAGGAATTGATTTAATATGGGAGGGTTCAGGAATTAATGAAAAAGGTATAAACTCTGATAATAATGAAGTATTGATTGAAGTAGATCCAAAATATTTCCGCCCTTCTGAAGTAGACTTATTATTAGGTGATCCTACTAAAGCAAAAAATGAACTTGGATGGAAACCAAAGATTTCATTTGATCAATTGGTCAAAGAAATGGTTGCAAGTGATTTGGAGCTAATTAAAGAAAAAACTAATTAA
- a CDS encoding DEAD/DEAH box helicase, whose protein sequence is MKQLSFYDFNVSKEIKKAVQEMGFEEPTPIQGLTIPEALEGKDIIGQAQTGTGKTVAFGIPVLEKIFIEDKTPQAIIICPTRELSLQVAEEFGKLSSFMRKLHILPVYGGQPIGRQLRALKKGVHIIIGTPGRIIDHIERGSLDLSGIETVVLDEADEMLDMGFREDIEKILRRTPKNRQTLLFSATMPKAIKKLTHHYQKNPEHLRVAQHLITAPEIEQIYFEAREKMKLELLSRLLDIYDLNLVLVFCNTKRRVDRLVRDLKSRGYDVDGIHGDMRQGQRDKVMNKFRKGNIEILVATDVAARGIDVPDVEAVFNYDVPNDNEYYVHRIGRTGRAGKTGYAFTFVAGKEIYKLRDIQKYTKSKIKQQKIPSLDDIRDIKNNLILDKIKKSIEDNNLNKDIHQIESLIEVGYNSIDIAAALLKMVKE, encoded by the coding sequence ATGAAACAATTATCATTTTATGATTTTAATGTATCAAAAGAAATAAAAAAAGCAGTACAAGAAATGGGTTTTGAAGAACCGACTCCTATTCAAGGATTAACCATACCTGAAGCCTTAGAAGGTAAAGATATTATAGGACAAGCACAAACTGGAACTGGAAAGACAGTTGCATTTGGAATTCCTGTGTTGGAAAAGATTTTTATAGAAGATAAAACTCCACAAGCTATTATCATATGTCCTACACGTGAACTTAGTTTGCAAGTAGCTGAAGAATTTGGAAAACTTTCTTCTTTCATGAGGAAACTACATATACTCCCAGTTTATGGGGGACAACCTATAGGAAGACAATTACGTGCATTAAAAAAAGGAGTTCACATTATTATAGGTACTCCTGGCCGTATAATAGATCATATTGAAAGAGGGTCACTTGATTTATCTGGAATTGAAACTGTTGTTTTAGATGAAGCTGATGAAATGTTGGACATGGGTTTTAGAGAAGATATTGAAAAAATATTAAGAAGAACTCCAAAAAACAGACAGACTTTATTGTTTTCAGCTACAATGCCTAAAGCAATAAAAAAGTTAACTCACCATTATCAGAAAAATCCTGAACATTTACGTGTTGCACAGCATCTTATTACTGCTCCAGAAATTGAACAAATTTATTTTGAAGCAAGAGAAAAGATGAAACTAGAATTGCTATCTCGTTTACTGGATATTTATGATTTAAATCTTGTTTTAGTCTTTTGTAATACAAAAAGAAGAGTTGATCGTCTTGTAAGAGATTTAAAGAGTCGTGGATATGATGTTGATGGTATTCATGGTGATATGAGACAAGGTCAAAGAGATAAAGTTATGAATAAGTTTAGAAAAGGCAATATTGAAATTTTAGTAGCTACTGATGTTGCTGCAAGAGGAATAGATGTTCCTGATGTTGAAGCTGTTTTTAACTATGATGTTCCTAATGATAATGAATATTATGTTCATAGAATTGGAAGAACTGGTAGGGCTGGAAAAACAGGTTATGCATTTACATTTGTTGCAGGAAAAGAAATATATAAACTTAGAGATATTCAAAAATATACAAAATCTAAAATCAAACAACAAAAAATTCCTTCATTAGATGATATTAGGGATATAAAAAATAATTTAATTTTAGATAAAATTAAAAAGTCTATTGAGGATAATAATTTAAATAAGGATATCCATCAAATTGAATCTTTAATAGAAGTAGGTTATAATTCAATTGATATAGCTGCTGCTCTTTTGAAGATGGTTAAAGAATAA
- a CDS encoding thermonuclease family protein, whose amino-acid sequence MKERNKRIIMIVFLVFALFAVGGKLLTSVDDNSSLSNSNSKNSQSQYTNQNYSEKHPGINITTENYKQYYEVKGFCDRVVDGDTIDVSGVGRIRLVGIDTPEREQSGYENATDFVKSKCLGKTVYLDIDDAKNKDKYGRILAIVYVDGYNINAELLKRGYAQILFIPPSEFDPNQWT is encoded by the coding sequence ATGAAAGAAAGAAACAAAAGAATTATAATGATAGTTTTTTTAGTATTTGCATTATTTGCTGTAGGAGGTAAACTCTTAACTAGTGTTGATGATAATAGCTCTTTATCTAATAGTAACTCAAAAAATTCTCAATCACAATATACTAATCAGAATTATAGTGAAAAACACCCTGGAATCAATATAACAACAGAAAATTATAAACAATATTATGAAGTTAAGGGATTTTGCGATCGTGTTGTAGATGGAGATACAATAGATGTTTCTGGAGTTGGAAGAATTCGTCTTGTAGGCATAGATACTCCTGAAAGAGAGCAATCTGGATATGAAAATGCTACCGACTTTGTAAAGAGCAAATGTCTTGGAAAAACAGTTTATTTAGATATTGATGATGCTAAAAATAAAGATAAATATGGTAGGATATTAGCTATTGTCTATGTTGATGGATATAATATAAATGCAGAATTGCTAAAAAGAGGTTATGCCCAAATACTATTTATTCCACCCTCTGAATTCGATCCAAATCAATGGACATGA
- a CDS encoding signal recognition particle subunit SRP19/SEC65 family protein — protein MDTIIWPSYIDSKRSRKEGRKINKSDAVADPKLTEISRAARKLNLNPKTEDDKLYPRFWWESSGRIIIERKDISKNKILANISQEIKNLRQK, from the coding sequence TTGGATACAATCATATGGCCTTCTTACATTGATTCTAAGAGAAGTAGAAAAGAAGGAAGGAAAATAAACAAGAGTGATGCAGTTGCTGATCCAAAATTAACTGAAATTTCACGTGCTGCTAGAAAATTAAATTTAAATCCTAAAACTGAAGATGATAAATTATATCCTAGATTTTGGTGGGAAAGTTCTGGACGAATTATCATTGAAAGAAAAGATATATCTAAAAATAAAATTTTAGCTAATATTAGTCAAGAAATAAAAAATCTAAGACAGAAATGA
- a CDS encoding glycosyltransferase, which translates to MDISLISRSFELHKQGMGSYSKMLYESIKDEKDFNIKLISQDNSFFQRDSPYDYLFFDIFEVPLKLRTSDVYHALSPLESFYLNSKKSIVTILDLIPIKMFEMGYTSLQSKLIKKFFEKAIKKAIKSQEIVAISEETANDLNIYFGVDIDEIHVVRTSIQQNFTPLNKKHDIFTIGTVSHLNNRKRVDILIKAFLKADIQNSRLLIGGKGPELDNLKRLSKNDSRIEFLGFIPDEKMNEFYNSLDVFVFPTIMEGYGLPIVEAMACGKQVITLDDALIPMDIKNKTHISSNLSNDLKEMNFDSDIKNNLKFANKHSPENMKKDMVKIYRNIH; encoded by the coding sequence ATGGATATTTCTTTAATTTCAAGATCATTTGAACTTCATAAACAAGGAATGGGAAGTTATTCTAAAATGCTTTATGAAAGTATTAAAGATGAAAAGGATTTCAATATAAAATTAATTTCCCAAGATAATAGTTTCTTTCAAAGAGATAGTCCTTATGATTATCTATTTTTTGATATTTTTGAAGTTCCCCTTAAATTAAGAACGTCTGATGTTTATCATGCATTATCTCCTTTAGAAAGTTTTTATTTAAATAGTAAAAAGTCAATTGTTACAATTTTGGATTTAATACCTATTAAAATGTTTGAAATGGGGTATACAAGTCTACAATCCAAATTGATCAAGAAATTTTTTGAAAAAGCTATTAAAAAAGCTATTAAATCTCAAGAAATTGTAGCTATTTCTGAAGAAACTGCTAATGATTTAAACATATATTTTGGAGTTGATATTGATGAAATTCATGTTGTACGTACAAGTATTCAACAAAATTTCACTCCACTAAATAAAAAACATGATATTTTTACAATTGGAACAGTTTCTCATTTAAACAATAGAAAAAGAGTTGATATTTTAATTAAAGCTTTTTTAAAGGCAGATATTCAAAATTCTCGTCTTTTGATTGGGGGAAAAGGTCCAGAACTTGATAATCTCAAAAGATTGTCTAAAAATGATTCTCGAATAGAATTTTTAGGATTTATTCCTGATGAGAAAATGAATGAATTTTATAATTCATTAGATGTTTTTGTTTTTCCAACTATTATGGAAGGATATGGTTTACCTATTGTTGAAGCAATGGCATGTGGAAAACAAGTAATAACTTTAGATGATGCTCTTATTCCAATGGATATTAAAAATAAAACTCATATATCTTCAAATTTATCAAATGACTTAAAAGAAATGAATTTTGATTCTGATATTAAAAATAATTTAAAATTTGCTAATAAACATTCTCCTGAAAATATGAAAAAAGATATGGTTAAAATTTATAGAAATATTCATTAA